From Schizosaccharomyces pombe strain 972h- genome assembly, chromosome: II, the proteins below share one genomic window:
- the pet802 gene encoding S-adenosylmethionine transporter: MTDDEVQWKPILVGGLSGLVAETLVFPLSTIITRVQSSLSFQQAGGFQHLYRGLSSVLVSTLPSASSFFFVYEYAKARQKPGVRNHLVSASVAEVVSCGILAPAEVVRQRAQISKTSVSQIFQSMIHNYRDLWHSFKGMCGRNVPATAFQFVLYEQFKKKFSATDHVFGAPKGAALSGAITAAVLTPLDVIKTQINLRPESYRKVVRRIYKENGIFGFEKGLGLRVFASSLGLSIYLGTYEHVKSHLHIRKAGEVSVA, translated from the exons ATGACTGATGACGAGGTTCAATGGAAGCCTATCTTA GTTGGTGGTCTTTCCGGATTAGTTGCAG AAACATTG GTTTTTCCTCTTTCTACAATAATTACTCGTGTTCAGTCTTCACTATCTTTTCAGCAAGCTGGAGGTTTTCAACACCTTTATCGTGGCTTAAGTAGTGTATTAGTTAGCACACTTCCTTCTG CatcttccttcttttttgtgtACGAATATGCGAAGGCGCGACAAAAACCTGGAGTCCGAAATCATCTGGTCTCTGCTTCGGTAGCCGAAGTTGTTTCTTGTGGCATTCTAGCTCCTGCAGAAGTCGTTCGTCAAAGAGCACAAATATCAAAAACCTCTGTGTctcaaatatttcaatcCATGATACATAATTATCGGGATTTGTGGCATTCCTTCAAAGGCATGTGTGGACGCAACGTCCCCGCTACGGCATTTCAATTCGTACTTTATGAACAgtttaaaaagaagttcTCGGCTACGGATCACGTATTTGGAGCCCCGAAAGGGGCCGCCCTTAGCGGCGCTATTACAGCAGCTGTTTTGACTCCGTTAGATGTTATAAAGACACAGATCAATTTACGTCCTGAGTCATATCGTAAGGTTGTTCGTCGAATATACAAAGAGAATGGGATTTTTGGGTTCGAAAAAGGTCTTGGCTTACGGGTTTTTGCTTCTTCATTGGGCctttctatttatttggGAACATATGAGCATGTGAAGTCTCACCTTCATATCCGTAAAGCTGGAGAAGTCAGTGTAGCATAA